DNA sequence from the Strigops habroptila isolate Jane chromosome 4, bStrHab1.2.pri, whole genome shotgun sequence genome:
CGGTTTGTGCTGAGCTGAGGGTCTCCAGCCATTCCCAAGTGCATTCCTCACCTACCTCTTACACACTGGAGATCAGCACATCCAATCTTTAGCGTTCCCTGTGCCCCAGGCTCCCCAAGGATCAGCGCTGAGGAGTTGGTTtgttctttctgcagagctggaggctCTAACCCTGTGCTCTCCCTgtccctttctctcctcctctgcaggagcCGCTGGTGTTTGCTGAACAGCCGTCCgtgaagctgtgctgccagctctgctgtagTGTCTTTAAGGATCCGGTCATCACAACCTGCGGGGTAAGGCAGCGCTCTTTCAGATCACAAGCGTGGGCTCCATAGATGTGTGAGCTTACAGCCAAGCCCTCACTGTCCCCAGTGATTGTCCCTGATCACTGTCAGCCTGAGTGAGCAAAGACAAGGCAGCCCCTGGCCAGGGAGCCAGGCCAGCGTAGGAGCAGAGATGCTGATGGACACGTGTTAGATTTCCCCATGAAGCAGCTCTGAACCAGCCTGCAGTGGGGCGTGTGGGGCACTGGGCACTTACTCACAGAAGCCTGGGGCTTGCCTAAAACTGGGCAGCTTTTCCCAGGAGAACTGGCACCATTCAAGCCCCTTTGTGTGGTTTCAGCGAGGTCTGAACCTCCTTGTTCCCTTCCTGAAGGGctctgcagggtgctgctgcctcctgggcACCCCAGGAATGGCTATGCTTCAGTTGTGAAGAGCGTCTTTCTTATAAAACAAGAATGGTTTGAAGCTTCATTTAGTTCATGCGTGCAGAGGGATTTGAGATCCTCTAATGAAAGGCACAGAGTGTTATGAATATTCTTCTATGTTCCATTTTACTGGGATTTAATAGAAACTGTATATTATTATGTTTCCGTGCTACATGTGGAGAAAGATGGCTCTGTGACAGGCTCTCTAATGCTTCTGACATGCTTCTGATTGCTGGGATAGAGCTGTAGCaacaaaagcagagagcaggatTGTTCTATTGCAGTGGGGGTGCTGTCCCCAAAGGTGCTGGAAGTGGGTGCAGATTCACTGCACCATTTCAGCAAGCAGCAATTCATGGAGACGCTGAGATTTATTGGTTAATGTGGAAACAAAAACCTGGTGCAGGAAGCAGCCTGGCTTCACTTGCAGCCCTGGTTTGGCAGCTCCGGAGGGAGCACCATGCAGCTGTGCAGGGCAGGAAGAGGCTGCGTGAGCAGGGCAGCAGATAACAGCTCTGAGGAGTGACTTGCAGcctctccagtgctgctgccaagcAGGGGAATGGGGTGAGGAGGCTCCAGGGAACCCCGGGGCAAGTTCAGGACcagtgaaatgctgctgcagcctttgtTCCTGTCTTTATATTCATTAGCGTGTTAGGTTGTATTTGCTACTTTATCAAGTTCAATTGTTCCTATACATTTCTGCTGGAAGAATAGAGAGAGAGGTATGTTTAAAGTGGCCAATTTTACTGTGTGTTCAATGGGCTTACAAACCAGCTGTCCCCTCCACCTGACAGCTTCAGCTACCTTAAAAGAGCTACAGGGGGATGTATGTGATGGGCTGACTGGCCAAGGACAGTGGGAGGCCAGACTTGCTCTTGCTCTTCCCCTTGAGGACTTCTCAGGGACATGAGAACAATGACATAGACTAAAGTGGAGGGTGAAGAAGAGAAACCTCAGGCAGACTTGCAGGGTAGGAGTATCAGTGTGGCAGAACATGCCCATGGCTTGTGCTTGCCCCATGATCACAGCCTGATCCTGAACAGGGCAGAACCCTCAAAGCTTCAAACTTAATACCTGCTGACAGGTAGTAAGCTCAGGAACAGGACCCGTGTTGCaccctgagctgcaggagcaagCAGGTTTTGCCCTGTGGTGCAGAGTTAAAAGCACACTGAGCTATAAAGCAGGTAGAACAGCTGCTGAGCCCCTGAGCCACAGGCTTTGATATTTGCCACCTTTCCCATCATTAGCCACAGGGAATCATTTGTCCAATGTTGTTTATGCTGACGCTGCTGTTCCGCTTTGTCTCCGCAGCACACGTTTTGTAGGAGATGTGCCTTAACATCTGGTGAGTACAGAACTGTTCATTGTGTGATGCAGCCAAAACGctgttgttttctggtttgtttgctttcacttaGAAAGAAACCTGCAGAAAGATGTCTGAAGGGCTTGAAACAAGCTGCCAGTCAGAGGCTGCCGCTGCAGTAGCGAGGGGCTGCGCAGCTCCGAGCTCTGATGGTACATGCTATTAACATGGCACTAGAGGGCTGGGCCCAGCTCTTGGGCACAGGATGTTCTCAAATCCTGGAATATGCAATGGATAATCCCAGGATAATGCATATCTCGCCCAGGGTTGACCCACTGACTGCAGACAGAAAGCTGCCTGAGGAACAGGGGGGCTGTGTTTGACAGGGACCCATCAAAGCCCTCCTCCCCTATCCCATCAGTGCCAGCTCTCTGGCTGTTGTCTGAGCCCCTGCACAGCCACACTTAGAGCTGCTTTAGCTCACCCAGCTCTTCCAGAAACCTCATGGAGCCCAATGTCTGGCTGCTGGCCTGGCCTAACCACCTCCTGCTTGCTTTGGactctgcagctcttcctgcctTAAAGTGTTCATCTTCCACATGGGAGGGGTCCCTCTGCTTTCCATGCTAATCCCTTGTCACCATGTCCTGCTATCCCAAACAACACATTTATAGCAGAAAGCTTTGCAGTTGCAATCCTGCGTTGCTCAGTTTTACTCCTGCCCTCAAAGCTCatggctttgctttgctgcagcatccccggcctgcagtgctgtgctgagctgggtTACGTGTGGGGCATCTCTTGGTCTGTGGTCACTGTGAACACTCACGCTTTAGCAAGCACAAGGTGGTGTGAATTAGCATCACCTTTCATTGGCAGTTAGCTCGAATTATCCTGGATTAACATAAATAACTTCACCAAGCCCCAAGCCAAACCCGAGGTAGTAGCTTGCAAACCTTGTGTGAATATTCATGGCTCGTTCCGCTGCACCCACCTGGGAGTTGGCCGTGAGGAGGCAGAGAGCTGTGGGAAATGCTCCTGCAGTGGCTCACTCCTTGCTGAGTGTCTCTTTTGCTCCCCTGCCTGGCAGAGAAGTGCCCTGTGGACAATGCCAAGCTGACCGTGGTGGTGAACAACATCGCGGTGGCCGAGCAGATCGGGGAGCTCTTCATTCACTGCAAGTACGGGTGCCGGCCCGCGGCCAGCAGCAAGCCCGCCGCCTTCGAGGTGGACCCCCGCGGCTGCCCCTTCACAATCAAACTCAGTGCCAGGAAGTAAGTGCTTCTTatcaggctgctccagcagcagcaacctgCTGTCCTAGCTAAGCTGCCCTGCGGCTCCTGGGGGTGGTGCGGCTCCTGCCAGCTTGCAGGGCTGTGGGAATGGACAGGGTGACTTGAGGAGACAGTTCTTTCTGCTGTGTCTCACTCTTAGGATGATGGCACATGGCCTCAGGAAAGGTCTCTGCTCCCACTTTAGTGTCTCAGCATCATAcaatcaaccaggttggaaaagacctttaagatcatcaggtccaacgtttaccccaggactgccaagtccaccactaacccgtgTCATCAGGACAAGGGATACACTGTGAAAGCAGCCACCTCACATCTAGGTTGAAACACTGTGCTTATGGTCAAGCAGAGACCTTGGGATTCTTTCTGTGTGATGAGTTATTGTAGTTATATCCTAGGAATCTGAAATCTatctccctccccatcccaaaTGCATTCACTGTCTTCCCTATCCCCTGCCCATTGCCTGTTGATAGCTGCCTGAGGGCTCAGCCCATTAGCTGCAGAAGTACATGTTTCCTGTGTAAATGTGGCCTGTTATTACTTTCAGCTTACTGTCCAAATAAGAATTTAAAGCTATAATTGCAGTCTTGGAGCAGAGGCTTTCAGTCACCTGACAGTCTCACAGGGCTGTTTGCTCCTTTCCTGACAATCTGTGTTGTTTCCATTAAGTTTTGCTTATTGCTGGTTTTCCCTCCTTTGGCTTCTCTCCATGGGCAGAGATCATGAAAGCAGTTGTGACTACAGGCCCGTTCGCTGCCCCAATAACCCCAGCTGCCCCCCGCTCCTCAAAATGAACCTGGAGGCACATCTGAAAGAGTGTGAGCACATCAAGTGTCCCCACTCCAAGTACGGGTAAGGAGCTGTTGCCTTTTAGTGGCAAAAATTCTTCGAGCTCATTTCTGAGCTGTTTTTTGGCTACCACAGCCTTGGGGGGTAGCCCCATGGGCTCTGAGCAGCTCTACCCAGTGCTGTGCACTAGCCTGAGACTGAGATCAGGCTTGCAGGGCTTGCAGAAGGCAGCCCCAAGGCTCTTGTTGAGAACAGGCAGGTCACTGCCCAGCTGTAAGccctgctggaggaggagattgaggtgaggaggaggagggtggtgaggtgcaTAGGGAGAAGAACCAGCTGGAGGAGAGTCAGAGCAGTGGATGTGGCCAGGGCCATGCAGGGAAGAGGATGAGTATATGAGTAATTCAAGCACCGTGGCAGTGTCTTTATGTCAGTCCTTCTCCCAGGGCAAGGGAAGTGCTGATCAGGGTTGATTCTCACCCAAGCAGGagtgcagcccaggctgggggCTCCTTGCAGTTAAAGTTACTCTTGCAGGAAGAGATGTCTTGGCAGAAGCAAGACATCTTGGCACTGACAAGTCCTGACAGTGCAGCCCTGACTTCTTGTCACGCTGCAGGTCCAAGGCAGCATCTGCTGAAGTCGGCTGCTGTTTTATCCATTGGTTTTGATGGCTCTTAGATTGGGCTCCTGGTGAGCACACAAACCAACAGCACATTCTGTCTCTTGCCAAgatctgcttttccttgcagACAGTTCAGTTTGAGGCCAATGTCCTGGTGGCTATTATGGAAGCTGCCTGGCCTCTGTGCTGCCCTGCAGTTGCCTGCACCCAGCAGGATGGTGAACTGCagttcctctgctcctgctaGGAGGAGCGGAGAAGCTGGAGGCCCACCACAGGCTTCAGACCTTCCTCTGAGGAACCAGCTGAGCAAGATGTGCAGTGTgagccctgctccagccagtGTCTGCCTTCCCCTTTAGGTGTACGTTCATAGGAAATCAAGACACTTATGAGACCCACTTGGAGACGTGCAAGTTTGAGGGTCTGAAGGAGTTCCTGCAGCAGACAGACGACCGCTTCCATGAGATGCAGGTGGCAATGGCCCAGAAGGACCAGGAAATCGCCTTCCTGCGCTCCATGCTGGGGAAGCTCTCGGAGAAGATCGACCAGCTGGAGAAGAACCTGGAGCTCAAGTTTGGTGAGTCCGCACCAGATGAGCTCTGTGGTCAGAGctgtagggacagggcagcTCTTTGTTGGGATGGTGCATTACAGGATTCATTCCCTGTTTAAAACCggtgctgagcagctttcagGAGGCTCAGCTATTCCTTGCAGAGGAGCAAATAGGGGTTCCATTGACTTCTCTGCTGCCAGAACATCATAGGACCTCTTCATCTCTTGTAGATGTGCTGGACGAGAACCAGAGCAAGCTGAGCGAGGACCTGATGGAATTCCGCAGGGATGCCTCCATGCTGAACGTGAGGAGGGGCCGGGCCCTGGGGTGCAGTAGGGATCACATGCAGTtacctggctctgctgctggttaGGCCTTTCCTGCAGTGGGGAGCCCTTGTGGTtccctcctggctctgctttgcttttgcagctggGCTCTGGGCAAAGGGTTCCTCCAGGCTGAGTTAAAGGCAGCTCATTCTGGTCACTGCATCTGGGCTGCCATTTAAACTGGTTCTGCTGCCATTTAGACTggttctgctgccttttctcagCCTATTGCTGCTCTGGAAGTGTGTTAACAGAGGAAAGACCCCTGCAGCCAGGAGACACCCCTCTGCTCCAAAGCCTGGTACCTTTTATACTAGCCAGGGACAGtatccccttctccctgcctgcagagaTAGCAGGAAGATAAGCAGGTCCCTGCTAACAAGCTGGGAGTGAGAGCTGTCTCATCATTTCAGACATCATTCAAGCACTGCTGTTGGATGGACATTCCTCCCTAGTTCAGGCAGGCTGCATCCCACTGGATGTACTCATTAGGAGCAGCTCGCCTTGCTTTAACTAAGCAAACTAATGAAGAGGAGCCCCATGGAAGCAGTAGGGCTCCTCTTTGTAGTCTCCTCCGTGGACTGTGGAGGAGACTACACGTAGAGGAGACTACAAAGAGACCTTCCAACTCTTCTCCAGCAAGATGGGCTTCCAGAGCCCAGCTGAGCAAGCAGTCCTCATAACCAGATTGGTTATTTTTAGCAGGTTGGTGAATGGCAGAGCAAGGACAGTGTATTCTGAAAGGTATTTCTGTGCCTGCCTGAATACTGAAGAGTTCAATGCAGGTCTGAGATGCTGTCAGAGCCCTGTGGCCTCTGGAGGGAGGTGACAGAGAGATGTACACATGGAGTCCTAGAGCAGAGACCTCCGATCAGAGACCTGTCCAAAGGCAGGAGTGGTTTTAGAGTGGAGGGGACAGTCCTAAGGCCATGCCCAGAAGGCCAGGCTGGTTGTGATGTGAAGCTCATGCagcttgttctgtttttcaggatGAGCTGTCCCACATTAATGCTCGGCTCAACATGGGCATCCTTGGCTGTGAGTATCAGGTTTTCCTCCTCtcaggctgggtttggggtggttgcCTGATGGCTTCCTTTTAGGCCGGGTCACAGATATGCAGAGTTGTCTCTGGGTGCAGCAGTAATTTGTTCCCAGGGTCACTGCAGGAGGAAAACCTGGTGAGGGAGTTTGCCAGAAGCAGTGGCCAAGggagctcccagtgctgcagcgTTCTCAGCTGCTGGGGGAGATGTCAAGTGCACTCTGCATCTCTGGGCTCCCTAAGTCCAGCCCAGGAGCTGGGGACATGAGTGCTGGGGCTCAAAGCAATGATACATTGATGAGCTGTAAGGGTGGGACATGAGTCAGGTTGGGAGGGTCTCATGGTTCCTTCTGGCCTGCAACAAGGTGAAGTGCAAGGAGGACCTGCTGGGCCAGCACAGGGAGCTCTGTCCCCTCCAAACACACCGTGACCTGGCACTGTTCTCCCACCTCTGAGCTGCCTTCTTGTTTCTGCAGCCTATGATCCTCAGCAGATCTTCAAGTGCAAGGGGACCTTTGTGGGCCACCAGGGCCCTGTCTGGTGTTTGTGCGTTTACTCCATAGGAGACTTGCTCTTCAGTGGCTCTTCAGACAAAACCATTAAGGTAAGAGCTCACCTCGTCTGTGTATCTGCTGCATTGGAAACATGCTTCAGGTGGGACAGAAGCTGCAGTTTGGGGGTGAAGGTGTCACTTCCCAGAGTTTCTCGCAGAGAATCTCAAACGGTTCTTTGCAGTTTAGTTGGACAGGATTCTCTGCAGGGCAACATTATGTGATTAGTCTCCAACTGTGGAGAGACAAATGGTGGGTTCTGCAAAGCCCTGATTAGAATCTCATCCCCgctgctgctggtttgctttATATGGTGTTTAAAGCATTCAAGCTTATTTCagcttctgattttattttcccttgttctAAAAAGCCATCAGAGGAAACAACAAATTCTCTGCTCAGATATGtcccttttccattttatggcatgtttgttttcctttgtcctGTTTTCAGTAACTCAAACTGACAGCACTGCTCTGATGCGAGCTAAACAACAGCTCCCACTGTCACTGTGGtggctgctggctgggctggggagcCACACGGGCTgccctgccaggagcagagcttGCGTTTGGTTTCTTTGAGCTACAGCAAGAGCCACGTGGAAGAAAAGAGACATTGCTGGACTTAATCAATAGAAATCAGCTCTCTCCCCTGTcctggctgctctgggcaccaCATCCCCATGTTTCCTCTCTTTTAGAGTGGTGTGAGCTCAGTGGGGAAACCTTTGCAGAGGCAGTGCTGTGCCATTGGAGCCCTAAGACAGGGTGTGAGTTGCTAAAGCAGGAGCCCAAGAGCTGCTTCTCTGGTTCAATGTGTTGTGTTGGGCtgggaaaggcagagctggagggggctgctgtttgctgctgtccAGTGTGTCACTGCCTTCAACCTGACCCTTTGCAGGACGTTTCCTTCCCTAGCCAGGCTTATCTGTGCCTGGGAGCCTGGCAGGCAGGTGCCCAGTGACAGCCTGTTTCCTCCTTTCGGTGCCTTTGTGGCTTTGCTGACATCCTGCCCTGGCCCCA
Encoded proteins:
- the TRAF7 gene encoding E3 ubiquitin-protein ligase TRAF7 isoform X3; translation: MSEGLETSCQSEAAAAVARGCAAPSSDEKCPVDNAKLTVVVNNIAVAEQIGELFIHCKYGCRPAASSKPAAFEVDPRGCPFTIKLSARKDHESSCDYRPVRCPNNPSCPPLLKMNLEAHLKECEHIKCPHSKYGCTFIGNQDTYETHLETCKFEGLKEFLQQTDDRFHEMQVAMAQKDQEIAFLRSMLGKLSEKIDQLEKNLELKFDVLDENQSKLSEDLMEFRRDASMLNDELSHINARLNMGILGSYDPQQIFKCKGTFVGHQGPVWCLCVYSIGDLLFSGSSDKTIKVWDTCTTYKCQKTLEGHDGIVLALCIQGNKLYSGSADCTIIVWDIQNLQKVNTIRAHDNPVCTLVSSHNMLFSGSLKAIKVWDIVGTELKLKKELTGLNHWVRALVASQNYLYSGSYQTIKIWDIRNLECVHVLQTSGGSVYSIAVTNHHIVCGTYENLIHVWDIETKEQVRTLTGHVGTVYALAVISTPDQTKVFSASYDRSLRVWSMDNMICTQTLLRHQGSVTALAVSRGRLFSGAVDSTVKVWTC